A window of Pseudophryne corroboree isolate aPseCor3 chromosome 1, aPseCor3.hap2, whole genome shotgun sequence genomic DNA:
ccagccgtgctggttcagcacttcctgagatagtgctactcccaccaacaactgttctttggaccgtgcctttattaggagatcgtccaagtacgggataattaaaactccctttcttcgaaggagtatcatcatttccgccataaccttggtaaatacccttggtgccgtggagagtccaaacggcagcgtctggaattggtaatggcaatcctgtaccacaaatctgaggtactcctggtgaggatggtaaatggggacatgcaggtaagcatccttgatgtccagggaaaccatgtaatccccctcgtccaggcttgcaataaccgccctgagcgattccatcttgaacttgaatttttttaatgtacatgttcaaggattccaaatttaaaatgggtctcaccgaaccgtccggcttcggtaccacaaatagtgtggaatagtaaccccggccttgttgaagtaggggtaccttgattatcacctgctgggaatacagcttgtgaattgccgctagcaccgcctccctgtctgagggagcaatcggcaaggcagattttaggaaccggtggggtggcgccgcctcgaattccagcatgtatccctgagatactacttgaaggatccagggatccacctgtgagcgagcccactgatcgctgaaatttctgaggcgggcccccaccgtacctggctccacctgtggagccccaccgtcatgcggcggacttggaagaggaagcgggggaggacttttgttcctgggaacctgctgtctgttgcagcctttttcccctacctctgcctctagacagaaaagaccctccttttccacgcttgcttttctgggtccgaaaggactgaacctgataaaatggcgccttcttaggctgtgagggaacatggggtaaaaatgctgacttcccagacgttgctgtggaaactaggtcggagagaccatccccaaataattcctcccctttataaggcaaaacttccatgtgcctcttggaatctgcatctcccgtccactgacgagtccataagcatctcctagcagagatagacaatgcacttactttagatgccagccggcaaatttccctctgtgcatctctcatatataagactgaatcttttatatggtcaatcgttagcagaatagtgtctctgtctagtgtgtcaatattttctgacagtttttctgaccatgcagcggcagcactgcacatccaagctgacgcaatagctggtctaagtataatgcctgagtgtgtgtatacagacttcaggattgcctcctgctttctatcagcaggctccttaagggcggccgtatcctgagagggtagtgccaccttttttgacaaacgtgtgagcgctttatccaccctaggtggtgtttcccaacgtgacctatcctctggcgggaaagggaacgccattagtaccttcttaggaattacaaattttttatcagggaaaagccacgcttcttcacacacttcatttagttcatctgatgggggaaaaactacgggtagttttttctccccaaacataatacccttttttgtggtacctggatgtaaatcagaaatgtttaacacctctttcattgcctcaatcatgcagtgaatggccctgacaggcattaggtttgactcatcgtcgtcgacactgttatcagtatccgtgtcgacatccgggtctgcaaactgaggtagcgggcgttttagagcccctgatgacccctgaggcacctggacaggcacgagctgagatcccggctgtcccacatttggcatgtcgtcaaatttcttatgtaaagaatctatacgtgcactcatttctttccataagttcatccactcgggtatctgccccgcagggggtgacgtcccttcaaaatgcatctgctccgcctccacctcattatcctcatcaaacatgtcgacacagccgtaccgacacaccccacacacacagggaatctcaacagaggacaggacccacaaaaagccctttggggggacagagtgagagtatgccagcacacaccagagcgctatatatatacagggactaactgagttatgtccctaatagctgcttttcatataatatatgtatatatactgccaaatttaatgccccccctcccttttccctcttactgttactgtatattgcagggaagagccagggagcttccttccagccgagctgtgagggaaaaatggcgccagtgtgctgaggagataggctccgcccctttttcgcggcctattctcccgctttttatggaattctggcaggggtatttacctcatatatagcctctggggtcatatatagcctctggggttatatattgaggtattttagccagccaaggtgttattattgctgcctcagggcgccccccccagcgccctgcaccctcagtgaccggagtgtgaagtgtgagaggagcaatggcgcacagctgcagtgctgtgcgctaccttggtgaagacagagtcttcatgccgccgattttccggaccatcttcttgcttctggctctgtaagggggacggcagcgcggctccgggaccgaacaccaaggactgggcctgcggtcgatccctctggagctaatggtgtccagaagcctaagaagcccaatccggctgcaagcaggcgagttcgcttcttctccccttagtccctcgctgcagtgagcctgttgccagcaggtctcactgaaaataaaaaacctaagtctattctttctaagagctcaggagagcccctagtgtgcatccaacctcggccgggcacgaattctaactgaggcttggaggagggtcatagtgggaggagccagtgcacaccaggtagtctgaaatctttctagagtgcccagccaccttcggagcccgctattccccatggtccttacggagttcccagcatccactaggacgtcagagaaattaggaaATTAAGTAAAAGGTTTAATGTAATAGCAATTGAAAGCTACAAGAGCACCCAGTAAGAGGCAGTAGTGTAAGGGGCTCCCTGTCCTGGCCAGATACGTTTTGCCAAGTGGCTTACTCCAAAAGGAGATGTGTGTCCATTACAGAGACTTTTAAAACCTTCACAGTTAAAGGGGCTAAACTGGAGGAATAAACCAGTCACATTCTGCTCACCTCTATGGAACACTTACTAGTTTAGTTCTTATATATTAATTGCTTGGATACTCCTTAAACCATGACTGACAAGACAGAAGGTTCATTCATCCATCAAACGAAAGGAGTGTTTATCACTAGTCTTATGTATGATTACTGACAGCAAATACTCAAGTCATACGAAGAAAGAATCCCACACAAATGTTTTTCTCTTAAATAGGAAGATGAGGACCTATTAACTATTTATCTGACTGTATGCGCCATTATCATCTCCTTTCCAAAATTTCTCTGAAGGGTACCTAATTTTTCTGAAAAAAACATCTCACCTATAGGCCAGAAAGGCTACCGGTCTCTGGTGTCCATGTTCATCCGTCATTGAGCCAACGCTGGGTGGCTCCACAATGACATCATAAATGATCCCTAAAAACAGTGATCGATATTGAGGGCATGTGGATTGCAataaagaaaacacacacacaaaaaaacaacacaacagaATGTTGGTGTGCTTGAAAAATATGATAGGGCACACTTTACATGCATATTGGGTATATTGTTCTTGACCTTTTTCCCCTATCACACCTGATTTAGACAGATGATATGAAAAATAGAGAGCAATATATTTTAAACTGGGATCCACCGGTTTCATGTCATGTGACTTGTTGATGGGAACAGTCAGATTACAAATCCATGCTGTCATAAGAAAGCAATTCAATTTAAAGTTTTAGTAACCCAATTATGAGAAGAATTTGCTATAATGTAGTGTGTCATATACAGCTAAATCAGGAGTAAGTAGTATGCAATGTTATAAATGTCATGCCGCGGCCGATAAGGACTACATGCCTCCGGTCACAATATAGTCAGTAGCGGCCCCGCCTGCACTCACTATATTTTCTTTGCGATGCCGATCCGCGCATCAGCATCGCAGGCTTATATACACAGTGcagtatggactatatagtccatatcgcacggGAAATCGCACCGTGTATATGCGGTTTAAGACTTATTTAAGCGAAGAATGCAGAGTAACGGCAGCCAATGATCATGAAAATAAAAAGTCCTACAAACTCCAACCTAAACCTCATTAAATATTATTTATATCACTCTCCCCAGTATACAGTGTGAAATATGAAAGTGaagaatgcagattaacaacagcCAATGACCATGTAAATAGAAAGTCCTACAAACTCCAACCAAAACATAGCTACAATATTATTTCTATCACTCTCCCTATGGGGGTGAATGGGTTTCAAATCAGTGTTCAGTGAGCCGGGCTGGATTGGATTTTTGGAATGAAAGGGGTTTAAGTGTATTaatactagggaagccaatcccgggccatttttcaatcccgggtaacgggattgaaaaatggccaatcccgggattaccGTGATAGGCTTTTTGCTATGTGGCCGCCCgctcgccccgcacacataacaccATATAACGCGGGCGGGCGGAGAACCTCCTCTTATCACTGCTGGCTGCTCCCTGTAGtggctgacggcgcagcgtgacctctcgcgCTGCGCTGGGGAGTCGgaacaaggaagccgggcagcgtctgagcgtcctgtggacgctcaacgctgatccctcaatccccaggattggagcttccaatcccggccatttttggccctaaatcccgggatcccgccgatccctggattggccaccataattaaTACCAGGATGGGGAAGATCCTCCCCAAATACATGGCTATCTTTAGGATTCCTGCAGTGTAGCGTGGTACACATTTTCACAAGACAATAACTTTTCATGAGCCATAGTGTTTAAAAGAGTAAATGATCATTGAAAGACGAGTGCCCCTGAGCAATGGGTGCCTGTATTGGAGGACAAGACACTTCAAGTGTCCACACTCCCTTTCCTGACTCTGCATATTTTGCTATAATGTATATCATCGTCTCACACAGATCATTCTTACTTATTTGGACcccatgggcggtattcaaatgatatatcatgcccaatctcctttctaaaatgatccccgctACAgtgcatagtaatcaggtttagctgcgtaaagggttggacgCCTTTCTACCCCAGggttagtgagctgaaatgatgataccacacctgtcagcagaaacagaatggatgtggaagggggtggaAAAAATTGAATACCGCCCTGTGAGTGCTTAGGACGAAGGTGGCTAGTTTTTTTAAAACTATGTGCAGGACAAGAGCCACTCATCCTTAGCACTGAAATggttaaaataataatataatagttTTAGAAGCATTGCGAGCATGAATGAACCTAAAATAGTAAGGTTTTACATCAAGGATGGGCAACTTGATGTAATTCAGAGCAGGGCTTTAACTTTTAAAATGGTCCACACAGAACGATattctctatttaaaaaaaaaagttaaaaatgcatttaatgggggagattcaaatgtttgaaaagtcagttgggagtctgttttttcctatctaatagaccgggaggaacagacacccaaccgacttttcaaacatttgaattccacccaatgaatGAAAAAAAGGCACCTATACTGTACGTAATGCCATAAACAAACCAGACAATAAAGCAGAAATGAACTAGGGGTTACAGGTTAAGGTTTATAGTGTCCCTATGGGCCGTATTTCTACTTACAGTATTATTTTTTATAAGCTTTAATTTATATGGTGCCATGGGATCCTGTCGGAATCCCGGTTCTTGAAATACCAGCACTGGAATGCCGGCATCCCAATTGTGATCACAATccgagggaaggaaggggggggggggggggttaggtaggTTTAGGGGGGTTAGTGAGCCTTCTTTCCCGACCCATTTTGGGATACTATACTAATCATCTGGATGCCACAGTCAGCATTTTGACCCCCGGCATCCCAGCCCATAATGTAAGCTTACTGTGGAATGTGTATTAGGTAAGTCTGTATCTCACATTATTTAGAGGGTACAGCAAGTCCATGTAGTCTGTAGGCATGGAGACAGCAGCAGATAATGCAGCTTCACTGATCACACAGAGACCAAGATTGCACATCTGTATGTCACATAGATGCAGAGCTTGCAACAGACTGCTCGGGTGACATGTCAGCGCCGCAGGGATCGCAGGTTCCCCCTATCCTCCGCTACAGGAGGCTGGGGCTGGGTGCACGTAGCTCACCTCCAGTGATGAGAAAGTAAGAGACCACTACCATTGCGTACACCGTCATGGCGGAGGGCATATGCAGCCAGGACGGCTTCTTCAGCTTGAGGTTCGGGCATTCCAGCACCGTGAACGGGATTCGGTATAGGCTCTCCATCCTGCAGCCGCCGCACAGCTGCCTACAAAACAGACATGTCAGTAAtgagctgctgctgccggctgtgcTCCGGTGCGCGGTAATGCCGGAGACACCGCGTACAGCGCACTTACCGCCTACAGCCTGGAAGGAAAGGGTTGTGCTGCGCCGCCGGCACTGATCAGACCGGACCTGCATAGGCCTGACGTGGCGGTGCAGCCGGGGAGGGGAGGGCACAGGCGGCGGAAGGAGGCGGGGGCTGCGGGGGAAGGTGTTGCTGACGGAAGTCACTCAATGGAATATTAGGGAGACTCTGCTGAAGAGGCCGCAGCTGGCCATCGGGATGTGGGAACATGACTGTCACCCTAACATACTGTTCTAGCGGCTAGCCCGTGTGCAGTATCTCTGCGTGGTCAGTCAGTGTTCAGCACCTCGTATCACATTCCTACTTTTATCAAATAACCCACTTTAAAATTCTGACAAAAAAGACAGCACTAGAGGAGAAGCCTGGTGGTATCGCAAACATGTTGAGGGCTTAGTCAAAACTATTATCAGTTAATATGCTAGAAGCCAGATGTGCATAAAAATTGAACGCATGTGTGGAGCTGTATCATTGATCACAATTATTTTGCAACCAAACACGCTCTTCACGCTTCTGACCCATTCTGTTGAAATGCACATGAACTGCCATCcaagggcggatccagaaaaaaatgacagtggAGGCACCATGATACGGAAAGGGGAAGTAGTTAATGGTGACAGGCATAATTATGCGCGCTGAAGGCGCACGCGCTCCCAGAGAATGGGCGTGGTCTCGCTACAAGGAGTGTGGCCTCACAGGacatgcccggaccgcgccccctaaatggcagccaaacgctgccggcccgccccctcccgcccagcgattgcctctacctgattggcgatcgcagggctaagacagccgtcggctgtctggcatgcgccggcgcatgcgcagttcagacctgatcgctgctgtgtgaaaacgaacagcagcgatcaggtctgaattagctcctaaACTGGGCATACACTGGAGCAAGGGGAATTCATTCAAACATCGGAATGAATGTCCTTGAGCAGGGAATGGCCGTACACAATACATAGAACGagtttaatgaaggacagaacaatcACGTTCCATCCTTTAGCATAAACAAGGCCGCTAGAttatcgctaggtttgatgtgcagcacatcagaccTAGAGACCACTGCTAGTGACCGCGGGAGTGTGCAatcacctgtacacactgagcgatgtaggcgatTTTGTTATGACACGGCAAATCGGCCCAACGTCGCTCcagggtgtacccagctttaggctcaACCTCTGTGGGTTTTGTGTaggggggagatatactaagccttggagagtgataaagtggagagagataaagtaccaaccaaacaggttCTGGGAAAATTTAAGGAAAATGTACTTCACAGAAAAGAGAGtgaataagtggaatagtctcctgtcagaagtggtagaggctaaagCTAGgtgcacactatggccctcattccaagttgttcgctcgctagctacttttagcagcattgcacacgctaagccaccgccctctgggagcgtatcttagcatagcagaattgctaacgaaagattagcaattctgctattaatagcagaattgctaacgaaagattagcaattctgctattaagtatttccttgcagtttctgagtagctccatacctactcctaaattgcgatcacctcagttcgttttgttcctggtttgacgtcacaaacaccctgcgtccggccagccactcctacgtttctccagccactcctgcgtttttacctggcacgcctgcgttatttttagttttttttgcccccaaacactggaaaacaaacaaaacctgttgttcagacaaattggataaatgcaaatttaaccaatttgtacgaacatctctttttgtctgttttgcagtgtttggga
This region includes:
- the OSTC gene encoding oligosaccharyltransferase complex subunit OSTC, with translation MESLYRIPFTVLECPNLKLKKPSWLHMPSAMTVYAMVVVSYFLITGGIIYDVIVEPPSVGSMTDEHGHQRPVAFLAYRVNGQYIMEGLASSFLFTMGGLGFIILDRSNAPNIPKLNRFLLLFIGFVCVLLSFFMARVFMRMKLPGYLMG